A stretch of DNA from Flavobacteriaceae bacterium MAR_2009_75:
TTGGCAGTCTTTGTATTTAATATTTCACTTACCAATTCATGATTGGTATTAACAACGATGTTGTACATATCTGGCATATTGCCCATACCGAACATTCCACCACCACCTGTCTGCTGCATTTCTTTCATTCTTCTCATGAATTCAGGCTCGGTGATAATAAACGGTGAAGAACCACTATCCATAGCTTCCAGCTGAACAGTATAGCTCTTATCGTCAATCACCTCTTCAAGACTGGTTTTGAGCTTTTCTTTTTCCTCATCTGATAATTTAGATATTTGGGTATCTTCTTTTTTAATAAGGTTATCAATATGGTCGGCATCCACTCGGGCAAAAGAAATTTTTTCCTTAGAGGTTTCAAGTTTTTGCATTAAATGGCCAATAATGGGCGAGTCTAATAGCAAAACCTCATAACCTTTGGCTTTCGCCGCCTCGATATAGCTGTGTTGAGATTCTTTGTCAGAAGTATAAAGAATCACTGTTTTTTCATCTTTATCGGTCTGATTATCTTTAATTTTTTCCTGTAATTCTTCAAAAGTGAAGTATTTGCCATCAACCGTTGGGTATAGTGCAAATTTGTCAGCTTTTTCAAAGAACTTATCTTCAGAAAGCATACCGTACTCGATAACTATTTTAATATCGTTCCATTTTTGCTCAAAATCTTCTCGATTGTTTTTGAACAATGAACTCAGTTTATCGGCAACTTTTCGAGTGATGTAAGAAGAAATTTTCTTTACGGCACCGTCGGCCTGTAGGTATGAACGAGAAACGTTTAATGGAATATCTGGCGAATCAATGACGCCACGAAGCATCGTCAAGAATTCAGGTACGATACCCTCTACGTTATCGGTAACGAAAACTTGGTTTTGATATAGCTGAATTTTATCTTTTTGAACGTTGAGATCGTTGGTTAATTTCGGGAAGTAAAGAATACCGGTTAAATTGAACGGATAATCAACATTAAGATGAATGTGAAAAAGAGGCTCTTCGAACTGC
This window harbors:
- a CDS encoding molecular chaperone HtpG; its protein translation is MATGKINVSVDNIFPLIKKFLYSDHEIFLRELISNGTDATLKLKHLTAIGEAKVEYGSPRIEVKIDKEAKKLHVIDQGIGLTEEEVEKYINEVAFSGAEEFLNKYEDGAKDAGIIGHFGLGFYSAFMVAHKVEIITKSFKEGSEAVHWSCDGSPEFTLTKGEKEDRGTEIILHIADDSTEFLEENRISELLSKYNKFMPIPIKFGMKTETLPKPEDAKEDDPAPTQEVDNIINNPNPAWTKQPTDLEEDDYKGFYRELYPMQFEEPLFHIHLNVDYPFNLTGILYFPKLTNDLNVQKDKIQLYQNQVFVTDNVEGIVPEFLTMLRGVIDSPDIPLNVSRSYLQADGAVKKISSYITRKVADKLSSLFKNNREDFEQKWNDIKIVIEYGMLSEDKFFEKADKFALYPTVDGKYFTFEELQEKIKDNQTDKDEKTVILYTSDKESQHSYIEAAKAKGYEVLLLDSPIIGHLMQKLETSKEKISFARVDADHIDNLIKKEDTQISKLSDEEKEKLKTSLEEVIDDKSYTVQLEAMDSGSSPFIITEPEFMRRMKEMQQTGGGGMFGMGNMPDMYNIVVNTNHELVSEILNTKTAKKRERLINQSIDLAKLSKGLLKGEELTDFINRSYEMVK